One Amorphoplanes digitatis genomic window carries:
- a CDS encoding isoprenyl transferase: protein MTRPPTPHSSGARPPALPAGAIPKHVAVVMDGNGRWAKERGLSRTKGHEQGEYSLFDTIEGAIELGIPYLSAYAFSTENWKRSPEEVRFLMGFNRDVIRRRRDQLVDLGVRVVWSGRAGRLWKSVISELQTAEEMSKGNSKLTLQFCVNYGGQAEIADAAAAIARDVVAGRLKADKINEKTIAKYLYHPEIPEVDMFLRPSGEERTSNFLLWQSAYAELVFLDTLWPDFDRRHLWYACELYARRDRRFGGAIPNPVAPASL, encoded by the coding sequence GTGACGCGTCCGCCAACTCCGCATTCCTCCGGAGCCCGCCCGCCGGCGCTGCCGGCTGGCGCGATCCCGAAGCACGTCGCGGTCGTGATGGACGGCAACGGCCGCTGGGCCAAGGAGCGCGGGCTGTCCCGCACCAAGGGTCACGAGCAGGGCGAGTATTCGCTCTTCGACACCATCGAGGGCGCGATCGAGCTCGGCATCCCCTACCTCTCGGCGTACGCGTTCTCGACGGAGAACTGGAAGCGTTCCCCGGAGGAGGTCCGCTTCCTGATGGGCTTCAACCGCGACGTGATCCGCCGGCGCCGCGACCAGCTGGTCGACCTGGGCGTCCGGGTGGTGTGGTCGGGCCGCGCGGGCCGGCTGTGGAAGAGCGTGATCTCGGAGCTCCAGACGGCGGAGGAGATGTCGAAGGGCAACTCCAAGCTGACCCTCCAGTTCTGCGTGAACTACGGCGGCCAGGCGGAGATCGCGGACGCGGCGGCGGCGATCGCCCGCGACGTGGTGGCGGGCCGGCTCAAGGCCGACAAGATCAACGAGAAGACGATCGCGAAGTACCTGTACCACCCGGAGATCCCCGAGGTGGACATGTTCCTGCGCCCCTCCGGCGAGGAGCGCACCTCGAACTTCCTGCTCTGGCAGTCGGCGTACGCGGAGCTGGTCTTCCTCGACACGCTGTGGCCGGACTTCGACCGCCGCCACCTCTGGTACGCGTGCGAGCTCTACGCCCGGCGCGACCGCCGCTTCGGCGGGGCGATCCCCAACCCGGTGGCGCCCGCTAGCTTGTGA
- a CDS encoding HAD family hydrolase, producing MNRLVMWDIDYTLLRGGGVAAQAWRAAFTAVTGVAWRETPIFGGRTDLDICAEVFATHGVTDCTPERFFARYVEEVHVSRHLFAEQGALMPGVRAVLDELGARDDVVQTLVTGNVPQVAAAKVAAFGLAADFDVEIGGYGTDDSVRATLVRRCRQRAEAKYGERFRAVVIGDTPYDVTAALANDALAIGVATGSASMAELALAGAHAVLPDLSDVDAAVAVITS from the coding sequence GTGAACCGCCTGGTCATGTGGGACATCGACTACACGTTGCTGCGCGGCGGCGGGGTCGCGGCACAGGCCTGGCGTGCCGCGTTCACCGCGGTCACCGGTGTCGCGTGGCGGGAGACGCCGATCTTCGGCGGGCGGACCGACCTCGACATCTGTGCCGAGGTCTTCGCCACGCACGGCGTCACCGACTGCACCCCGGAGCGGTTCTTCGCCCGCTACGTCGAGGAGGTGCACGTCTCGCGGCACCTCTTCGCCGAGCAGGGCGCGCTGATGCCGGGCGTGCGGGCCGTGCTCGACGAGCTCGGCGCGCGCGACGACGTGGTGCAGACGCTTGTCACCGGCAACGTGCCGCAGGTGGCCGCCGCCAAGGTCGCCGCGTTCGGTCTCGCCGCGGACTTCGACGTGGAGATCGGCGGCTACGGCACCGACGACAGCGTGCGGGCCACGCTCGTGCGGCGGTGCCGGCAGCGGGCCGAGGCCAAGTACGGCGAGCGCTTCCGGGCCGTGGTCATCGGCGACACCCCCTACGACGTGACGGCGGCGCTGGCCAACGACGCGCTGGCCATCGGGGTCGCCACCGGGTCGGCGAGCATGGCCGAGCTCGCGCTGGCCGGCGCGCACGCCGTGCTCCCCGACCTGTCCGACGTGGACGCCGCCGTCGCGGTGATCACAAGCTAG
- the recO gene encoding DNA repair protein RecO, whose protein sequence is MASVPAGYRRQLYRDDAVVLRVQKLGESDRIITLLTRRHGRLRAVARGVRRTTSRFGARLEPFGHIDLQLAGSPEGVGSSLYSVSQVEAVNLFGKRFLGDYPRYTAASAIAETAERLSPVEREPALRLFQLTLGALKALAAGEHASSLVLDAYLLRGMNFAGWAPALAECAVCGTPGQHGAFSVPAGGSVCPDCRPPGAAHPAPATIALMAALTSGDWQVADATEPPVRRECSGLVAAHLQWHMERNLRALPLVDRRESTS, encoded by the coding sequence ATGGCGTCCGTGCCCGCCGGATACCGCCGCCAGCTCTACCGCGACGACGCGGTGGTCCTGCGCGTGCAGAAACTGGGCGAAAGCGACCGGATCATCACCCTGCTGACCCGCCGGCACGGCCGGCTGCGCGCGGTGGCCCGCGGCGTGCGCCGCACGACGTCCCGCTTCGGCGCCCGGCTCGAGCCGTTCGGCCACATCGACCTCCAGCTCGCCGGCTCGCCCGAGGGGGTCGGCAGCAGCCTGTATTCGGTCAGCCAGGTCGAGGCGGTGAACCTCTTCGGCAAGCGGTTCCTCGGTGACTACCCCCGATACACCGCGGCCAGCGCCATCGCCGAGACCGCCGAGCGGCTCTCCCCGGTCGAGCGGGAGCCGGCGCTGCGGCTGTTCCAGCTCACCCTCGGCGCGCTCAAGGCCCTCGCGGCGGGCGAGCACGCGAGCAGCCTGGTCCTGGACGCCTACCTGCTGCGCGGGATGAACTTCGCGGGCTGGGCGCCGGCGCTGGCCGAGTGCGCGGTCTGCGGCACGCCCGGGCAGCACGGCGCGTTCTCGGTGCCCGCGGGCGGCTCGGTCTGCCCCGACTGCCGCCCGCCCGGCGCGGCGCACCCGGCGCCCGCGACGATAGCCCTGATGGCGGCCCTGACCAGCGGCGACTGGCAGGTCGCCGACGCCACCGAACCACCGGTACGCCGCGAGTGCAGCGGGCTGGTGGCAGCACACCTGCAGTGGCACATGGAGCGCAACCTGCGCGCGCTGCCGCTTGTCGATCGACGGGAGAGCACCTCGTGA
- a CDS encoding ABC transporter ATP-binding protein: protein MRDLWLGITGVLGSSWKASRGRLLISGFLMLLGNVSAPLIAVFLAVATDATLAGDTDAAVRAAVAVALVALLSLTMEHFAHIFFFELADLHHLRVEREIGDLAHGTAGVDQHERRDYADRMELLRKESWEIANGVQTVLTAVTLSAQIVLTAVLLAGVEPWLLLLPLFAVPPLIAGRIGEARLERAELATAESRRLGWHLLELAVSPAAAKEIRLFGLQGVLRQRQTAARRDEEVPLRRAELAGLGLRLIGQLIFAVGYVAAVVIVVRSAIAGERSVGDVVLVITLAVQTNAQAAGVVAVAGALQRNARALARVRWLRRETELAADPVVADRPVPPVLRDGIRFDRVAFRYPGTETDVLRDVTVHIPAGATVAIVGDNGAGKSTLVKLLSRFYRPTSGEITVDGVDLRRVDPDRWRERIAASFQDFVKLDAPARESIGVGDLRLAGDPGSVPKAVHRADAELVIDRLPQGLDTHLGKAYEDGEELSDGQWQRVALSRAMMREEPLLLLLDEPTAALDPLTEHALFERYAQSAGEVGARTGGITVLVSHRFSTVRMADLILVVADGGIAEAGTHQDLMARHGLYAELFTLQAAAYR from the coding sequence ATGCGTGACCTGTGGCTCGGCATCACCGGCGTGCTCGGCTCCTCCTGGAAGGCGAGCCGGGGACGGCTGCTGATCTCCGGTTTCCTGATGCTGCTCGGCAACGTGAGCGCGCCACTCATCGCCGTCTTCCTCGCCGTGGCCACCGACGCGACCCTCGCCGGGGACACCGATGCGGCGGTCCGGGCGGCGGTCGCGGTGGCGCTGGTCGCGCTGCTGAGCCTCACGATGGAGCACTTCGCCCACATCTTCTTCTTCGAGCTGGCCGACCTGCATCACCTGCGCGTCGAACGGGAGATCGGCGACCTCGCACACGGTACGGCCGGGGTCGATCAGCACGAGCGGCGGGACTATGCCGACCGGATGGAGTTGCTGCGCAAGGAGAGCTGGGAGATAGCCAACGGCGTACAGACCGTGCTCACCGCTGTCACGCTCTCCGCTCAGATCGTGCTGACCGCCGTACTGCTCGCCGGGGTCGAGCCGTGGCTGCTGCTGTTGCCCCTGTTCGCGGTGCCGCCGCTGATCGCGGGAAGGATCGGCGAGGCCCGGCTGGAACGCGCCGAGCTCGCAACGGCCGAGTCCCGGCGGCTCGGCTGGCATCTGCTCGAGCTGGCGGTCAGCCCGGCCGCCGCAAAGGAGATCCGCCTCTTCGGGCTACAGGGTGTGCTGCGGCAGCGCCAGACCGCCGCACGCCGGGATGAGGAGGTTCCGCTACGCCGGGCCGAGCTGGCCGGGCTGGGCCTGCGGCTGATCGGCCAGCTGATCTTCGCTGTCGGGTACGTCGCCGCGGTGGTGATCGTGGTCCGCTCGGCGATCGCGGGTGAGCGCTCGGTCGGCGACGTGGTCCTGGTGATCACCCTCGCCGTGCAGACCAACGCACAGGCGGCCGGCGTCGTCGCGGTAGCGGGCGCCCTGCAGCGCAACGCCCGGGCCCTGGCGCGGGTGCGCTGGCTGCGCAGGGAGACCGAGCTGGCGGCCGACCCCGTCGTGGCAGACCGGCCGGTGCCGCCGGTGCTCCGTGACGGGATCCGCTTCGACCGTGTGGCATTCCGCTACCCGGGCACCGAGACCGACGTGCTGCGCGACGTGACCGTGCATATTCCGGCCGGCGCCACCGTGGCGATCGTCGGCGACAACGGCGCGGGAAAGTCCACCCTGGTCAAGCTCCTGTCCCGGTTCTACCGGCCGACCTCGGGCGAGATCACCGTAGACGGCGTGGACCTCCGCCGCGTCGATCCGGACCGGTGGCGGGAGCGCATCGCCGCGAGCTTCCAGGACTTCGTCAAGCTCGACGCGCCGGCCCGGGAGAGCATCGGCGTCGGCGACCTGCGCCTGGCCGGCGACCCCGGGTCGGTCCCCAAGGCGGTGCACCGCGCGGATGCGGAACTGGTGATCGACCGCCTGCCCCAGGGCCTGGACACGCACCTGGGCAAGGCCTACGAGGACGGCGAGGAACTCTCCGACGGCCAATGGCAACGGGTCGCGCTGAGCCGGGCGATGATGCGCGAGGAGCCACTGCTCCTACTCCTCGACGAGCCGACGGCGGCGCTGGACCCACTGACCGAGCACGCCCTCTTCGAGCGCTACGCACAGTCGGCCGGCGAGGTCGGCGCGCGCACGGGCGGCATCACGGTGCTGGTGTCCCACCGCTTCTCCACCGTCCGCATGGCCGACCTGATCCTGGTGGTGGCGGACGGCGGCATCGCCGAGGCCGGCACCCACCAGGACCTGATGGCGAGACACGGCCTCTACGCGGAGCTGTTCACCCTGCAGGCGGCCGCCTATCGCTGA
- a CDS encoding ABC transporter ATP-binding protein: MLSIDASGVLMVDQSAGDAVNRSVWGEFTGGMRGRWDQRRAILRLLLGGGPAVVGSAVLLQIIAGLLPIGFVLATAGVIAGVPAAVEGGVDSSAWQQLRDHLIAAAALFFAIQLLLPVQAFLGEVLRRRIDDRVRDRLMADSFAGPSVAVLEDPEVLDQAADGVNMLRMAAWTPGAACAGFIALLSHYLQTVAAAVVVAVVYEWWAGAAVLLAGLVIRFGYRVGLSVFGRIFMTHQRVRRRRFYFRDLLFTADAAKEIRVFGLLGWVGERYSDAFMASSVPVWQQRRRIFYGPYVLYTLTAFVLLGGVLAAVARASATGVLGVGAFMIVMQAALSSIRIGAFIAESDVQTEYGMNAQQALTRLGELTLAAADPGGSETPSAELPIREIRFERVTFRYAPDAPPVLDGLDLVIPAGASLAIVGLNGAGKTTLVKLLARLYEPESGRITADGVDIRTFDGAAWQRKVAAIFQDFVHFELPVRDNVGFGAGGLRDDEPIEEALRRAGALEFVAGLPAGLDTPLSRQYTDGAELSGGQWQRIAIARALIAVEGGARVLVLDEPTASLDARAEVAFFERFLDLTSGATSLVISHRFSTVRRADRIAVLEHGRVTESGTHDGLLAAGGRYAELFMLQAARFAEDEPSGDDDLIEETADA; this comes from the coding sequence GTGCTCTCGATCGATGCCTCGGGGGTGCTGATGGTCGACCAGAGCGCGGGCGACGCCGTCAACAGGTCGGTGTGGGGCGAGTTCACCGGCGGGATGCGGGGCCGCTGGGACCAACGCCGGGCCATCCTCCGGCTGTTGCTCGGCGGAGGGCCGGCGGTGGTGGGCAGCGCCGTCCTCCTGCAGATCATCGCGGGCCTGCTGCCCATCGGCTTCGTGCTCGCCACCGCCGGGGTCATCGCCGGCGTCCCCGCCGCGGTGGAGGGCGGCGTCGACTCATCGGCCTGGCAGCAACTGCGCGACCACCTGATCGCCGCCGCGGCGCTGTTCTTCGCCATCCAGCTGCTGCTGCCGGTGCAGGCGTTCCTCGGCGAGGTGCTGCGCCGGCGGATCGACGACCGGGTCCGCGACCGGCTGATGGCCGACTCGTTCGCCGGGCCGAGTGTCGCCGTCCTCGAGGATCCGGAGGTGCTCGACCAGGCCGCTGACGGCGTCAACATGCTGCGCATGGCGGCCTGGACACCCGGCGCCGCCTGCGCAGGCTTCATCGCGCTGCTCTCGCACTACCTGCAGACCGTCGCGGCCGCGGTTGTCGTCGCCGTCGTGTACGAATGGTGGGCCGGCGCGGCCGTGCTGCTGGCCGGGCTGGTCATCCGGTTCGGGTACCGGGTCGGCCTCTCCGTCTTCGGCCGGATCTTCATGACGCACCAGCGGGTCCGGCGGCGTCGCTTCTACTTCCGCGATCTGCTCTTCACCGCCGACGCAGCCAAGGAGATCCGCGTCTTCGGCCTCCTCGGCTGGGTGGGCGAGCGCTACTCGGACGCGTTCATGGCCAGCTCGGTGCCGGTCTGGCAGCAGCGCCGCCGCATCTTCTACGGGCCGTACGTGCTCTACACCCTCACGGCGTTCGTGCTGCTCGGCGGCGTGCTGGCCGCCGTGGCGCGTGCGTCGGCCACCGGCGTGCTCGGCGTCGGCGCGTTCATGATCGTGATGCAGGCGGCGCTCTCCTCGATCCGGATCGGTGCGTTCATCGCGGAGTCCGACGTGCAGACCGAGTACGGCATGAACGCGCAGCAGGCGCTGACCCGGCTCGGCGAGCTGACCCTGGCGGCCGCCGACCCGGGTGGCAGCGAGACCCCGTCGGCCGAGCTGCCGATCCGGGAGATCCGGTTCGAGCGGGTGACCTTCCGGTACGCCCCGGACGCGCCACCCGTGCTCGACGGGCTGGACCTGGTCATCCCCGCGGGTGCCTCGCTGGCGATCGTCGGCCTCAACGGCGCCGGCAAGACGACGCTGGTCAAGCTGCTCGCCCGCCTCTACGAGCCCGAGTCGGGGCGGATCACGGCCGACGGCGTCGACATCCGCACCTTCGACGGCGCGGCCTGGCAGCGCAAGGTCGCCGCGATCTTCCAGGACTTCGTCCACTTCGAACTTCCCGTCCGCGACAACGTCGGCTTCGGCGCCGGCGGCCTACGAGATGACGAGCCCATCGAGGAGGCGCTGCGCCGGGCCGGCGCGCTCGAGTTCGTGGCAGGGCTTCCTGCCGGGCTCGACACCCCGCTGTCCCGGCAGTACACGGACGGTGCCGAACTCTCGGGCGGCCAATGGCAGCGCATCGCCATCGCGCGGGCGCTGATCGCGGTCGAGGGCGGCGCCCGGGTGCTCGTCCTCGACGAGCCGACGGCGAGCCTGGACGCGCGCGCCGAGGTGGCGTTCTTCGAGCGGTTCCTCGACCTGACCAGCGGGGCGACCAGCCTGGTGATCTCGCACCGCTTCTCCACCGTACGCCGGGCCGACCGGATCGCGGTCCTGGAGCACGGCAGGGTGACCGAGTCCGGCACCCACGACGGGCTGCTCGCCGCCGGCGGCCGTTACGCGGAGCTGTTCATGCTGCAAGCCGCCCGTTTCGCCGAGGACGAACCGTCCGGCGACGACGATCTGATCGAGGAGACCGCCGATGCGTGA
- a CDS encoding DUF4097 family beta strand repeat-containing protein → MTPTLARRTGAIALITATAAALAGCGAGVGARLTYDDTEKVKVSEIVLSGGSGNVTVATAPINETRIKRVVRTGGSADPQASYRLDGTVLSIDTRCGEHCNVSYEIQAPTGVRVHGKLGSGDISLTEVGTAEITVGSGNVEVDRATGAVSVKSGSGDITVTDLHGATTLVAGSGNVEAHGLAGGAAVRAQASSGDVEVELAEAGPVTARTGSGNVELVVPDGAYQVKTHTGSGDTELIGVANDPSAKTLLDVQTGSGDVTITTIPGA, encoded by the coding sequence ATGACCCCGACTCTCGCCCGGCGCACCGGCGCCATCGCCCTGATCACCGCGACCGCGGCCGCCCTGGCCGGGTGCGGCGCCGGGGTGGGTGCGCGGCTGACCTACGACGACACCGAGAAGGTGAAGGTCTCCGAGATCGTCCTGAGCGGCGGCAGCGGGAACGTCACCGTGGCGACGGCCCCGATCAACGAGACCCGGATCAAGCGGGTCGTGCGCACCGGCGGCTCCGCCGACCCGCAGGCCTCGTACCGGCTGGACGGCACGGTGCTGAGCATCGACACGCGCTGCGGCGAGCACTGCAACGTCTCGTACGAGATCCAGGCGCCGACCGGGGTGCGGGTGCACGGCAAGCTCGGCTCCGGCGACATCAGCCTGACCGAGGTGGGCACCGCTGAGATCACCGTCGGCTCCGGCAACGTCGAGGTCGACCGGGCCACCGGCGCGGTGTCGGTCAAGTCCGGCTCGGGCGATATCACCGTCACCGACCTGCACGGCGCGACCACGCTGGTGGCCGGCTCCGGCAACGTCGAGGCGCACGGCCTCGCGGGCGGCGCGGCGGTCCGGGCGCAGGCCTCCTCCGGCGACGTCGAGGTCGAGCTGGCCGAGGCCGGCCCGGTGACGGCGCGGACCGGCAGCGGAAACGTGGAGCTGGTGGTGCCGGACGGCGCGTACCAGGTGAAGACCCACACCGGGTCGGGCGACACCGAGCTGATCGGCGTGGCCAACGACCCGAGCGCGAAGACCCTGCTGGACGTGCAGACCGGCAGCGGCGACGTGACGATCACGACTATCCCGGGGGCGTAG
- a CDS encoding histidinol-phosphatase, which yields MGHGHHHHDHPHDAAGTDVPAAQDLSVPDGELSPSDVSRRGFLRGAGLLGAGAAASVLATPAAAAAGLPHAHGPAGGGTAKGGFRWLAGDHHIHTQHSSDGQYRVIDQAGHGHAYGLDWLVITDHGSNAHARIGVEKVNPDIQATRSALPELLTFQGLEWNIPAAEHATVFVHPGRNEVAVLKQFEQTYDGSQLPATNTEAQNEAMAIAGIKFLGEQVKARKVDGALFLANHPARRGIDSPHEIRNWRDADPSVAIGMEGAPGHQAAGIKAPNGRGGARGLYDNNPAAASFPGYPLEAYRTWGGFDWMTATVGGLWDSLLAEGRAWWVTVNSDSHVNYLDQSERGPGSDFEANGRYNDPVYTPTVNTGAGDFWPGFYGRTNVGATSFSYRAVMDGLRAGRVWVDHGRLVKTVDARVRVAGDRRRSSGTPLGGVLHVRRGTATELTLEIDLQDLPNWAQFVPVLSRVDVIVGTVTGPVASRDAFTAPDTRVVKSFEVSRGSSRLSVTYPLGRLDKPFYLRLRGTDGRRTQPGLLGAAIDPAGPKLDVIGDADPWGDLWFYTNPIWVLPR from the coding sequence ATGGGTCACGGCCACCACCACCACGATCACCCGCACGACGCCGCCGGAACCGACGTGCCCGCGGCACAGGACCTGAGCGTGCCCGACGGCGAACTGTCGCCGTCGGACGTCTCCCGCCGCGGCTTCCTGCGCGGCGCCGGCCTGCTCGGCGCCGGCGCGGCCGCGTCGGTGCTCGCCACACCGGCGGCCGCGGCGGCCGGGCTGCCGCACGCGCACGGCCCGGCCGGCGGCGGCACCGCGAAGGGCGGCTTCCGCTGGCTGGCGGGCGACCACCACATTCACACCCAGCACAGCTCCGACGGCCAGTACCGGGTCATCGACCAGGCCGGGCACGGCCACGCGTACGGCCTGGACTGGCTGGTCATCACCGACCACGGCAGCAACGCGCACGCCAGGATCGGCGTGGAGAAGGTCAACCCGGACATCCAGGCGACCCGCTCCGCGCTGCCCGAGCTGCTCACGTTCCAGGGCCTGGAGTGGAACATCCCCGCCGCCGAGCACGCCACGGTCTTCGTGCATCCGGGCCGCAACGAGGTCGCGGTGCTCAAGCAGTTCGAGCAGACCTACGACGGCTCGCAGCTGCCGGCGACGAACACCGAGGCGCAGAACGAGGCGATGGCCATCGCCGGCATCAAGTTCCTCGGCGAACAGGTCAAGGCCCGCAAGGTCGACGGCGCGCTGTTCCTGGCGAACCACCCGGCCCGGCGCGGCATCGACTCGCCGCACGAGATCCGCAACTGGCGCGACGCCGACCCGAGCGTCGCGATCGGCATGGAGGGCGCCCCCGGACACCAGGCCGCCGGCATCAAGGCGCCGAACGGCCGGGGCGGCGCCCGCGGCCTCTACGACAACAACCCGGCGGCGGCCTCGTTCCCGGGCTACCCGCTGGAGGCCTACCGCACGTGGGGCGGCTTCGACTGGATGACGGCGACGGTCGGCGGCCTCTGGGACAGCCTGCTCGCCGAGGGCCGGGCGTGGTGGGTGACGGTGAACTCGGACAGCCACGTGAACTACCTGGACCAGTCGGAACGCGGCCCGGGCAGCGACTTCGAGGCCAACGGCCGCTACAACGACCCGGTGTACACGCCGACGGTCAACACGGGCGCGGGCGACTTCTGGCCGGGCTTCTACGGGCGCACCAACGTCGGGGCGACCTCGTTCTCGTACCGGGCCGTCATGGACGGCCTGCGCGCCGGCCGGGTCTGGGTCGACCACGGCCGCCTCGTCAAGACCGTTGACGCGCGGGTCCGGGTCGCGGGCGACCGCCGGCGCTCATCCGGTACGCCGCTGGGCGGCGTCCTGCACGTGCGGCGCGGCACGGCCACGGAACTGACGCTGGAGATCGACCTCCAGGACCTGCCGAACTGGGCCCAGTTCGTCCCGGTCCTGTCCCGCGTCGACGTGATCGTCGGCACCGTCACCGGCCCGGTCGCGTCCCGCGACGCCTTCACGGCGCCGGACACCCGGGTGGTCAAGTCCTTCGAGGTGTCGCGCGGCTCGTCGCGGCTGTCGGTGACGTACCCGCTCGGCCGCCTGGACAAGCCGTTCTACCTGCGCCTGCGCGGCACGGACGGCCGGCGCACGCAGCCGGGCCTGCTGGGCGCGGCGATCGACCCGGCCGGCCCGAAGCTCGACGTGATCGGGGACGCCGACCCCTGGGGCGACCTGTGGTTCTACACCAACCCGATCTGGGTCCTGCCCAGGTGA
- a CDS encoding MTH1187 family thiamine-binding protein has translation MLVAFSITPLGAGESVGDLVAEAVRVVRASGLPNRTDAMFTTVEGEWDEVMAVVKQAVDAVAAHAPRVSVSLKADIRPGVTDALHAKVEHVERRLAER, from the coding sequence ATGCTTGTTGCCTTCTCCATCACCCCGCTCGGCGCGGGCGAGTCCGTCGGCGACCTGGTGGCCGAGGCCGTCCGGGTCGTGCGGGCCTCCGGGCTGCCCAACCGCACCGACGCCATGTTCACCACCGTCGAGGGCGAGTGGGACGAGGTGATGGCCGTGGTCAAGCAGGCGGTCGACGCCGTCGCCGCGCACGCACCGCGGGTGTCCGTCTCGCTCAAGGCCGACATCCGGCCCGGCGTCACCGACGCGCTGCACGCCAAGGTGGAGCACGTCGAGCGGCGCCTGGCGGAGCGGTGA
- a CDS encoding MFS transporter, whose translation MTFTAALVRRTYYGLSLGNTLAASLIWGVNTLFLLDAGLNNFQAFAANAFFTAGMVIFEVPTGIVADWWGRRASYLLGTVTLGLTTVLYLWLWRLDGPFWAWAVSSALIGLGFTFFSGATEAWLVDALRATGYSGGLDAVFARGQVFTGAGMLVGAASGGYLAQFAGLGAPYLLRACVLAVMFVLAAVLMRDIGFTSVRGAGFRQEIRDIAGDSVRFGLRVRPVRWLMLAAPFTGGVTIYVWYALQPYLLDLWGDSTAYGIVGLTAALLAAAQIVGGLVTPFLRRVFIRRTSILLVTLGLNVVAVLLIGLIPNFWAVLVLVVLWGLVGASAMPVRQAYLNGMIPSRQRATILSFDSLMASAGGVVSQPLLGRSADVWGYPFSYVLSAGLSALALPFVWLSRRERDPADIRSIPEATPPG comes from the coding sequence ATGACGTTCACCGCCGCGCTGGTCCGGCGTACGTACTACGGCCTCAGCCTCGGCAACACCCTGGCCGCGTCGCTGATCTGGGGCGTCAACACGCTCTTCCTGCTCGACGCCGGTCTGAACAACTTCCAGGCGTTCGCCGCGAACGCGTTCTTCACCGCCGGCATGGTGATCTTCGAGGTGCCGACCGGGATCGTCGCGGACTGGTGGGGTCGCCGGGCGTCGTACCTGCTGGGCACGGTCACGCTCGGCCTCACCACGGTGCTCTACCTGTGGCTGTGGCGCCTCGACGGGCCGTTCTGGGCCTGGGCGGTGTCGTCCGCCCTGATCGGCCTCGGCTTCACGTTCTTCTCCGGCGCGACCGAGGCCTGGCTGGTCGACGCCCTGCGCGCCACCGGGTACTCCGGCGGCCTCGACGCGGTCTTCGCGCGCGGGCAGGTGTTCACGGGCGCCGGCATGCTTGTCGGCGCGGCCAGCGGCGGCTACCTCGCGCAGTTCGCCGGGCTCGGCGCGCCCTACCTGCTGCGCGCATGCGTGCTGGCGGTGATGTTCGTGCTGGCCGCGGTCCTGATGCGCGACATCGGGTTCACCTCGGTGCGCGGTGCGGGTTTCCGCCAGGAGATCCGCGACATCGCCGGTGACTCGGTGCGGTTCGGGCTGCGGGTACGGCCGGTGCGCTGGCTCATGCTCGCCGCGCCCTTCACCGGCGGCGTCACGATCTACGTCTGGTACGCGCTCCAGCCGTACCTGCTCGACCTGTGGGGCGACAGCACCGCGTACGGGATCGTCGGCCTGACGGCGGCGCTGCTCGCGGCCGCGCAGATCGTCGGCGGGCTGGTCACGCCGTTCCTGCGGCGGGTCTTCATCCGGCGCACCTCGATACTGCTGGTCACCCTCGGCCTGAACGTGGTCGCGGTGCTGCTCATCGGGCTGATCCCGAACTTCTGGGCAGTGCTGGTGCTGGTGGTGCTCTGGGGGCTGGTCGGCGCGTCGGCGATGCCGGTGCGGCAGGCGTACCTGAACGGCATGATCCCGTCGCGGCAGCGCGCGACAATCCTGTCCTTCGACTCGCTGATGGCCTCCGCCGGCGGGGTGGTGAGCCAGCCCCTGCTGGGCCGGTCCGCCGACGTCTGGGGCTACCCGTTCTCGTACGTGCTGTCGGCCGGGCTGTCCGCGCTCGCGCTGCCGTTCGTCTGGCTGTCGCGGCGCGAGCGGGATCCGGCCGACATCCGCTCTATCCCGGAGGCTACGCCCCCGGGATAG